A genomic region of Vicia villosa cultivar HV-30 ecotype Madison, WI unplaced genomic scaffold, Vvil1.0 ctg.006126F_1_1, whole genome shotgun sequence contains the following coding sequences:
- the LOC131642932 gene encoding enoyl-CoA delta isomerase 2, peroxisomal-like yields MCSLDKRENLWILTITGDDQNRLNPTLIDSLLTTITNLATQSTPGSVLITTAKGKFFSNGFDLLYARAAGSKTAAAVRLQSMVDSLKPVAAALISLPMPTIAAINGHASAAGFLLALCHDYVMMRSDRGVLYMPEVDLGLPLPDYFTAVMREKIKSPAVLRDVLLGGVKVKGKEAVEMGIVDSVHDSAESVVEAAVRLGGELAEKKWVGKVYAEIRKSLYPDACKVLGLTPISLVSKI; encoded by the coding sequence ATGTGCAGTCTCGATAAGCGTGAAAATCTATGGATCCTAACCATCACCGGCGACGATCAAAACCGCCTCAATCCAACGCTAATCGACTCCCTTCTCACAACCATAACGAATCTCGCCACTCAATCCACTCCTGGCTCCGTCCTCATCACCACCGCCAAAGGCAAATTCTTCTCCAACGGCTTCGACTTGCTATACGCTCGCGCCGCCGGCTCCAAAACCGCCGCGGCCGTTCGTCttcaatcaatggtggattcgctTAAGCCCGTCGCCGCGGCGCTGATCTCGCTTCCCATGCCGACGATCGCCGCCATCAACGGCCACGCCTCCGCCGCGGGGTTCTTACTCGCGTTGTgtcatgattatgtgatgatgaGAAGTGATAGAGGCGTGTTGTATATGCCGGAGGTGGATCTAGGTTTGCCGTTGCCGGATTATTTTACGGCGGTGATGAGGGAGAAGATCAAGTCGCCGGCGGTGCTGAGGGATGTGTTGTTGGGTGGTGTGAAGGTTAAGGGGAAGGAGGCGGTTGAGATGGGGATTGTGGATTCGGTGCATGATAGTGCGGAGAGTGTGGTAGAGGCTGCTGTGCGCTTGGGGGGAGAATTGGCAGAGAAGAAATGGGTCGGGAAAGTGTATGCTGAGATAAGGAAGAGTTTGTATCCTGATGCGTGTAAGGTTTTGGGATTGACTCCAATTTCACTCGTATCTAAGATTTGA